In one window of Epinephelus fuscoguttatus linkage group LG20, E.fuscoguttatus.final_Chr_v1 DNA:
- the LOC125880527 gene encoding G-protein coupled estrogen receptor 1-like, with the protein MDRTMYVDYKVFTVRPNDTEAAVSDILQEASESHQLYIISLFLSSIYIIFLFPVGFIGNILILVVNLHHKGRLTAPDLYFVNLAVADLTLVADSLIEVFNLKQGYYDKPHLCTFMNLFQQANMYSSVFFLSWMSFDRFVAMTGLMGRSMPHARLSCCLIWVSSSLLTVLPFAIAQSQHAGELHFCFANVTQIQWLEVMLGFLLPFCILGLCYWRIAQVLRRSQRGRDGPRQRPRRQKALRMISAAVLVFFLCWLPENVFVSVHLLRGDSDSSTLWQDYPLMGHAVRLAAFSNSCLNPLIYSFLGETFRVKLRLLLQERSRWAKLHRSATGKSFYVQAANTCGHAPCHRQSLSTHLNSNILPQTVPLPPNKDQVHTVGHNDNR; encoded by the coding sequence ATGGACAGGACCATGTACGTGGACTACAAAGTCTTCACTGTTCGGCCAAATGACACAGAGGCAGCCGTCTCTGATATTCTGCAGGAAGCTTCAGAGAGTCATCAGCTTTATATCATcagcctcttcctctccagcatCTACATTATATTCCTGTTCCCCGTGGGCTTCATCGGGAACATCCTCATCTTAGTGGTCAACCTGCACCACAAGGGCCGCTTAACAGCCCCGGACCTGTACTTTGTCAACCTGGCCGTGGCCGACCTCACTCTCGTGGCCGACTCTCTGATCGAGGTGTTCAACCTGAAGCAGGGCTATTACGACAAGCCCCACCTCTGCACCTTCATGAACCTTTTCCAGCAGGCCAACATGTACAGCAGCGTCTTCTTCTTATCCTGGATGAGCTTCGACAGGTTTGTTGCAATGACTGGCCTCATGGGTCGCAGCATGCCGCACGCACGCCTCAGCTGCTGCCTCATCTGGGTGTCCTCGTCTTTGCTCACTGTGCTTCCTTTTGCCATAGCTCAAAGCCAGCATGCCGGAGAACTCCACTTCTGCTTCGCCAACGTGACCCAGATTCAGTGGCTGGAGGTGATGCTGGGTTTCTTGCTGCCTTTCTGCATCTTGGGTCTGTGCTACTGGAGAATAGCACAGGTGCTCCGGAGGAGCCAGAGGGGACGAGATGGCCCCCGGCAGAGGCCTCGCAGGCAGAAGGCTCTGCGGATGATCTCAGCAGCTGTGTTAgtcttcttcctctgctggcTCCCGGAGAACGTGTTTGTAAGCGTTCACCTTCTAAGAGGTGACTCAGACAGCAGCACACTGTGGCAGGACTACCCCCTCATGGGTCATGCTGTCAGGCTGGCGGCCTTTTCTAACAGCTGTCTGAACCCACTCATCTACAGCTTCCTTGGGGAGACCTTTCGGGTTAAACTGAGGCTCCTTCTCCAGGAGAGGAGCAGATGGGCCAAGCTGCACAGGTCAGCCACTGGGAAATCTTTCTATGTACAAGCTGCAAACACATGTGGCCATGCACCATGCCACAGGCAAAGCCTGTCCACACACTTAAACTCTAACATTCTTCCACAAACTGTTCCGCTCCCCCCAAACAAAGACCAAGTGCATACAGTGGGCCACAATGATAACAGATGA
- the h3f3d gene encoding H3 histone, family 3D codes for MARTKQTARKSTGGKAPRKQLATKAARKSAPSTGGVKKPHRYRPGTVALREIRRYQKSTELLIRKLPFQRLVREIAQDFKTDLRFQSAAIGALQEASEAYLVGLFEDTNLCAIHAKRVTIMPKDIQLARRIRGERA; via the exons ATGGCTCGTACCAAGCAAACCGCTCGTAAATCCACTGGAGGAAAGGCGCCTAGGAAGCAGCTGGCCACCAAAGCTGCAAGGAAAAGCGCGCCATCCACCGGCGGAGTGAAGAAGCCCCACAGATACAG GCCTGGAACTGTTGCTCTGCGTGAGATCCGTCGTTACCAGAAGTCCACTGAGCTGCTCATCAGGAAGCTGCCTTTCCAGCGTCTTGTGAGGGAAATCGCTCAAGATTTCAAGACAGATCTGCGTTTCCAGAGTGCAGCTATTGGTGCTCTGCAG GAAGCCAGTGAGGCCTACTTGGTTGGACTGTTTGAGGACACTAACCTGTGCGCCATCCACGCAAAGAGGGTTACCATTATGCCTAAGGACATTCAGCTGGCCAGGCGAATTAGAGGAGAGCGCgcataa
- the lg20h8orf33 gene encoding UPF0488 protein C8orf33 homolog has protein sequence MTEQRLLFIDIEPKSNGSAPANTRAENPLWTRSDNTFRFNFLSDNSPALQEKTSPSDGTEATASKISFTGQGSAFAFNFQIPPVEDMDTTETPNTSSSSSVQQCVQEEKPSPLQEANSSSEPTEQSQAKKKKKKKSAKKNPSDSAETAAGSAEGSQGGEDTELSAEEQLNRQLDWCIEQLESGMRSQKNTPKQKEEASRALKTLRSSKAPLAKKRQVMRAMTGDYRKKMEDEKSKQYKLIQSEIASAQVKVVSDSPKKSVFHRRADVKSHTPAAKENLQQTRAQGTDLKGQTQEQTSAFVFAPSKEEFRFNFLP, from the exons ATGACCGAGCAGAGGCTGCTGTTTATAG ATATTGAACCAAAGTCAAACGGCTCCGCTCCTGCCAACACCAGAGCTGAGAATCCCCTCTGGACTCGCAGTGACAACACCTTCAGATTTAACTTCCTCTCCGACAACTCACCAGCACTTCAAGAGAAAACATCCCCATCAGACGGCACTGAAGCAACAGCGAGCAAAATATCCTTTACAGGACAGGGCTCTGCTTTTGCCTTCAACTTTCAAATTCCTCCTGTGGAAGACATGGACACGACAGAGACTCCaaacacttcttcttcttcaagcGTCCAACAATGTGTCCAAGAGGAGAAGCCTTCCCCGCTGCAGGAGGCTAACTCTTCATCTGAGCCGACAGAGCAATCAcaagcaaagaagaagaagaagaagaaatctgCAAAGAAAAACCCCTCAGATAGCGCAGAGACTGCGGCAGGTTCAGCTGAGGGGAGTCAAGGAGGCGAGGACACAGAGCTG agtgcAGAGGAGCAGCTGAACAGACAGCTGGACTGGTGCATCGAGCAGCTGGAATCGGGGATGAGGTCCCAGAAGAATACACCGAAACAGA AGGAGGAAGCCTCTCGTGCCCTGAAGACTCTACGAAGCTCCAAAGCTCCTCTGGCCAAGAAGAGGCAGGTGATGAGAGCCATGACTGGAGACTACAGGAAAAAAATGGAGGATGAGAAGAGCAAGCAGTACAAACTCATTCAGAGCG AAATCGCATCGGCTCAGGTCAAAGTCGTGTCAGATTCTCCAAAGAAGTCTGTTTTCCACCGGAGAGCTGACGTCAAAAGCCATACCCCAGCCGCTAAGGAGAACCTGCAACAAACCAGAGCCCAGGGTACTGACTTGAAAGGACAGACGCAGGAACAGACGTCAGCCTTTGTCTTTGCTCCATCAAAGGAGGAGTTTCGCTTCAATTTCCTACCCTGA
- the lg20h16orf91 gene encoding protein CCSMST1 isoform X1: MSPAAGRVFSGLTRVAFSRGTFVYNVSPTVGRLNGVRSLALSSQRSAKSKDGDEEVNNEPIKFSTSKASHRTWKVDRAMGKQFEQPWWKVLPISLIFSGFILWCALRSQTDIDSQLEKQLYEHLPSLLLEEQEEEVRNKSS; this comes from the exons ATGTCTCCAGCAGCAGGACGAGTCTTCAGCGGTCTGACACGAGTTGCTTTCAGTCGAGGGACATTTGTTTACAACGTTTCACCGACCGTTGG cAGACTGAACGGTGTACGGTCCCTAGCTCTGAGCTCTCAGAGGTCAGCTAAGTCCAAAGATGGTGACGAAGAGGTGAACAATGAGCCCATCAAGTTCTCCACCAGCAAAGCCAGTCACAGAACCTGGAAAGTTGACCGCGCCATGGGGAAACAGTTTGAGCAGCCCTGGTGGAAGGTCCTCCCCATCAGCCTGATATTCAGCGGCTTCATACTGTGGTGTGCACTCAGAAGTCAGACAGACATTGACTCGCAGCTGGAGAAGCAGCTGTATGAGCATTTACCCAGTTTGCTTTTGGAAGAACAGGAGGAAGAAGTCCGAAATAAATCAAGTTAA
- the lg20h16orf91 gene encoding protein CCSMST1 isoform X2 — MSPAAGRVFSGLTRVAFSRGTFVYNVSPTVGLNGVRSLALSSQRSAKSKDGDEEVNNEPIKFSTSKASHRTWKVDRAMGKQFEQPWWKVLPISLIFSGFILWCALRSQTDIDSQLEKQLYEHLPSLLLEEQEEEVRNKSS, encoded by the exons ATGTCTCCAGCAGCAGGACGAGTCTTCAGCGGTCTGACACGAGTTGCTTTCAGTCGAGGGACATTTGTTTACAACGTTTCACCGACCGTTGG ACTGAACGGTGTACGGTCCCTAGCTCTGAGCTCTCAGAGGTCAGCTAAGTCCAAAGATGGTGACGAAGAGGTGAACAATGAGCCCATCAAGTTCTCCACCAGCAAAGCCAGTCACAGAACCTGGAAAGTTGACCGCGCCATGGGGAAACAGTTTGAGCAGCCCTGGTGGAAGGTCCTCCCCATCAGCCTGATATTCAGCGGCTTCATACTGTGGTGTGCACTCAGAAGTCAGACAGACATTGACTCGCAGCTGGAGAAGCAGCTGTATGAGCATTTACCCAGTTTGCTTTTGGAAGAACAGGAGGAAGAAGTCCGAAATAAATCAAGTTAA